The following are encoded in a window of Flavobacterium psychrotrophum genomic DNA:
- a CDS encoding S8 family serine peptidase, with amino-acid sequence MKRILFLFLLLPLMAASQEDAWVYFTDKPDAAYYLANPLEMLSQKALDRRARQNIALDDKDVPVSQTYIDAVRTSFGITIMAKSKWLNALHVRGSASDIRRLSSLSFIASITYADNTLNGRRKTVATSKSKAVSKQLNTQADYNYGSAATQIEMLNGHLLHQQDFTGTGLTIAVLDNGFPEVNNLPIFEHLYNNNLVLGTYNYVDRTDDVTIGGSHGTLVLSTMAGYKDGQLVGTAPDAFYYLFVTEDDAAENPVEESYWVQAAEAADSLGVDVINTSLGYFTYDNPAYSYTYENMDGNTAFMTRGANVAFSRGIFLVNSAGNSGAGSNPYISVPADAFNTLTVGAVDSSEQYAYFSSIGPSADGRVKPDVMAMGQGSAFSGTDGSIGAGSGTSFSSPITAGLVACLWQALPDKTNAELLQIIRQSADRYSNPDGFYGYGIPDFWQAYQSAALSVAGLAKNTIELYPNPATDVVYVVLPDEVVVCTAAFYNSLGQLVLQKTISRANNTIDISVLANGIYNYTISLKDGSAKQGKIIKL; translated from the coding sequence ATGAAAAGAATTCTATTCCTTTTTTTATTGTTGCCGCTTATGGCAGCTTCGCAGGAAGATGCCTGGGTATATTTTACCGATAAGCCCGATGCGGCTTATTACCTTGCAAACCCACTTGAAATGCTTTCGCAAAAAGCCTTAGACAGGCGTGCACGCCAAAATATAGCCCTTGATGATAAAGATGTACCTGTAAGCCAAACCTATATAGATGCCGTAAGGACAAGCTTTGGCATTACCATAATGGCAAAAAGCAAATGGCTTAATGCACTGCACGTGCGTGGTAGCGCATCTGATATCCGCAGGTTAAGTAGCCTGAGTTTTATAGCATCAATAACCTATGCAGATAATACTCTTAACGGACGCAGAAAGACAGTTGCTACTTCAAAAAGCAAAGCAGTAAGCAAACAACTCAACACGCAGGCTGATTATAACTACGGTTCTGCTGCTACACAGATAGAGATGCTTAACGGGCACCTGCTGCACCAGCAGGACTTTACAGGCACCGGACTAACCATTGCCGTACTTGATAATGGTTTTCCTGAAGTAAATAACCTGCCCATATTTGAACACCTGTATAATAATAACCTTGTTTTAGGGACTTACAATTATGTAGACAGAACAGACGATGTTACCATAGGCGGATCTCACGGTACGCTGGTATTAAGCACCATGGCAGGTTATAAAGATGGACAACTTGTGGGCACAGCCCCTGATGCCTTTTATTACCTTTTTGTAACAGAAGATGATGCCGCCGAAAACCCTGTAGAAGAATCATACTGGGTACAGGCAGCCGAAGCAGCCGACAGCCTTGGGGTAGATGTTATAAATACATCACTAGGGTATTTTACGTATGATAACCCTGCTTACAGCTATACCTACGAAAATATGGATGGCAACACAGCATTTATGACCCGTGGTGCTAACGTGGCCTTTAGCCGTGGTATTTTTTTGGTTAACTCGGCAGGAAACAGCGGGGCAGGTAGTAATCCATATATTAGTGTGCCTGCCGATGCGTTTAATACGCTTACCGTAGGTGCTGTAGACAGCAGCGAACAATATGCATACTTTAGTTCTATAGGCCCAAGTGCAGACGGACGCGTTAAGCCTGATGTTATGGCTATGGGGCAGGGGAGTGCTTTTAGCGGTACAGACGGGAGTATAGGTGCAGGAAGCGGAACTTCTTTTTCAAGCCCTATTACAGCCGGGCTAGTGGCGTGTTTATGGCAGGCTTTGCCCGATAAAACCAATGCTGAGCTGCTACAGATCATTCGGCAGAGTGCTGACAGGTACAGTAACCCTGACGGTTTCTATGGGTATGGCATTCCAGATTTTTGGCAGGCATATCAAAGTGCTGCCCTTTCAGTAGCGGGACTTGCTAAAAACACTATTGAGTTGTATCCTAATCCGGCAACGGATGTTGTGTATGTGGTTTTACCCGATGAGGTTGTAGTATGTACGGCTGCTTTTTATAATAGCTTGGGGCAATTGGTTTTGCAAAAAACAATTAGCAGGGCAAATAATACAATAGACATTTCGGTATTAGCCAATGGTATATATAACTATACAATTTCTTTAAAAGATGGCTCCGCCAAACAAGGGAAGATTATTAAACTATAA
- a CDS encoding YiiX family permuted papain-like enzyme, with amino-acid sequence MRILFLLIITSLIGCKKETAADVSLLRDGDIIFQTSTSAQSRAIQLATHTEYSHCGIVYKDKGRYFVFEAIQPVTKTPLSAWIARGKDSHYTVKRLKDTRALTPLALTKMKTAARAMNGKNYDLYFEWSDDRIYCSELIWKLYKNATGLEVGHLKKLKDFNLSAPAVQQKMKERYGNNIPMDEKVISPADIYNSDLLKTVIEK; translated from the coding sequence ATGAGAATACTGTTCCTGCTGATAATAACTAGTCTAATTGGCTGTAAAAAAGAAACGGCTGCTGATGTAAGCCTGCTTCGCGATGGCGACATTATCTTTCAGACCTCAACCTCAGCACAAAGCAGGGCCATACAGCTTGCTACACACACTGAATACTCGCATTGCGGAATAGTGTATAAAGACAAGGGGCGGTATTTTGTATTTGAAGCGATACAACCTGTAACAAAAACCCCTTTATCTGCATGGATAGCCCGTGGAAAAGATAGCCACTACACCGTAAAGCGACTTAAAGACACTAGAGCTCTTACACCTTTAGCTTTAACTAAAATGAAAACAGCAGCCAGAGCCATGAACGGGAAAAATTATGACCTCTATTTTGAATGGAGTGATGACCGCATTTATTGCAGCGAACTGATCTGGAAGTTATACAAAAATGCTACCGGACTTGAAGTAGGCCACCTGAAAAAGCTGAAAGATTTTAATTTATCAGCCCCGGCAGTACAGCAAAAAATGAAAGAGCGTTATGGCAATAACATCCCTATGGATGAAAAAGTAATTTCGCCCGCAGATATTTATAATAGCGATTTGTTAAAGACTGTAATTGAGAAATAA
- the rplS gene encoding 50S ribosomal protein L19, which produces MSDLVKFVQDEFVTKKDFPDFGAGDTITVYYEIKEGEKTRTQFFKGVVIQKRGAGITQTFTIRKMSGAVGVERIFPLNMPALQKIELNQRGKVRRARIFYFRDLTGKKAKIKEKRRR; this is translated from the coding sequence ATGTCTGATTTAGTAAAATTCGTACAAGACGAATTCGTTACAAAAAAAGATTTTCCTGATTTCGGCGCAGGTGACACTATTACTGTGTACTACGAAATTAAAGAAGGTGAAAAAACAAGAACTCAGTTCTTTAAAGGTGTTGTTATCCAGAAAAGGGGCGCCGGTATCACTCAAACATTTACTATCCGTAAAATGTCTGGTGCTGTAGGTGTAGAGCGTATCTTCCCACTTAACATGCCTGCACTTCAAAAAATCGAACTTAACCAAAGAGGTAAAGTTAGAAGAGCTCGTATATTCTACTTCCGCGATCTTACTGGTAAAAAAGCCAAGATCAAAGAAAAAAGAAGAAGGTAA
- a CDS encoding alkaline phosphatase, producing the protein MNRRKFFRNGSLFTLGAALINPLESTASVFDTGILNKNKKAKNIIFMVADGMSTGTLNMADLYLSRKNGKGSNWIQLYKDSRVTNALMDTASASSIVTDSSAGSSSWGGGVRVKNGVLNVGPNGEKYMPIWQKFKKAGKMAGCVTTVPITHATPAGFCVNNDSRNAMEDIAEDYLALGFDIMMGGGNDYFSAGHRKDKKDMYAAYKAKGWQVARTRQEMLATSPGKSVLGVFGDNGLPYSLDRTNDKELTNNTPTLAEMAQKAISHMKGNKNGFVLQIEGGKVDWGAHANDVGALLYDMTAFDEAVKVAIDFAEQDKETLVIITTDHGNANPGVIYGKNANDNFDSIQKFTHTNEWLLNEIKPDFTPAKVRELIAYGNGHTLTEDEAKSILSHYSGLNKEEDGLYNYKKVPFKSFAEMQKSYTSVGWISMDHSADYVNLAAFGPGSELLKPFVKNTDLHYLMLQAAEVENKF; encoded by the coding sequence ATGAACAGGAGAAAATTTTTCCGAAACGGCTCGCTCTTCACATTAGGCGCTGCCCTTATCAATCCTTTAGAAAGCACCGCATCTGTATTTGATACAGGCATCCTCAATAAAAATAAAAAAGCCAAAAACATCATCTTTATGGTGGCCGACGGTATGAGCACAGGTACGCTTAATATGGCCGACCTGTACCTGAGCCGCAAAAACGGTAAAGGCAGTAACTGGATACAGCTTTATAAAGACAGTCGTGTTACTAATGCCCTTATGGATACAGCTTCGGCAAGCTCTATAGTTACAGATTCTTCTGCCGGCAGTTCGTCATGGGGCGGTGGCGTTCGCGTTAAAAATGGCGTGCTTAATGTAGGTCCTAATGGCGAAAAGTATATGCCGATATGGCAAAAGTTTAAAAAGGCAGGTAAAATGGCGGGCTGTGTTACCACAGTACCCATTACTCACGCTACCCCGGCAGGTTTTTGTGTAAACAACGACAGCCGCAACGCGATGGAAGACATTGCCGAAGATTACCTGGCACTGGGCTTTGACATTATGATGGGCGGCGGTAACGACTATTTTAGCGCAGGCCACCGTAAAGACAAGAAAGATATGTATGCCGCTTATAAGGCTAAAGGCTGGCAGGTGGCACGCACACGCCAGGAGATGTTGGCCACCTCTCCCGGAAAATCGGTTTTAGGAGTGTTTGGCGATAATGGCTTACCCTACAGTCTTGATCGTACTAATGATAAAGAGCTAACGAACAATACTCCTACCCTTGCCGAAATGGCACAGAAAGCCATAAGCCACATGAAGGGCAACAAGAATGGTTTTGTACTGCAAATAGAAGGCGGTAAAGTAGACTGGGGCGCACACGCTAATGATGTAGGTGCGCTACTCTATGACATGACCGCTTTTGACGAAGCTGTAAAAGTAGCCATTGACTTTGCCGAACAGGATAAAGAAACACTTGTTATCATCACAACCGACCACGGTAACGCAAATCCAGGTGTAATTTATGGCAAGAATGCCAATGACAACTTTGACAGCATACAGAAGTTTACCCATACTAATGAGTGGCTGCTAAACGAAATAAAGCCCGACTTTACCCCTGCTAAAGTGCGAGAGCTTATTGCTTATGGCAACGGGCACACACTTACCGAAGACGAAGCAAAGAGTATACTAAGCCATTATTCAGGTCTGAATAAAGAAGAAGACGGGCTGTACAACTACAAAAAAGTTCCTTTTAAGTCGTTTGCAGAGATGCAGAAAAGCTATACCAGCGTGGGCTGGATAAGCATGGACCACAGCGCAGACTACGTTAACCTGGCAGCCTTTGGCCCAGGGAGCGAATTGCTGAAGCCTTTTGTAAAAAATACTGACCTGCATTACCTTATGCTTCAGGCTGCTGAAGTAGAAAATAAATTTTAA
- a CDS encoding EamA family transporter yields the protein MALSIKNVGIVRTDAAQRLSLFIPILAAWFIFKEDFNNYKLMGLAVGLPALLLILSKKTDKPAGEWMYPAAVLLGFGIVDTMFKKVALFPEPEYTTSLFMIFVGALIITFCAVLYEIIFMKKKINTMNIAYGALVGIFNFGNILFYLKAHKEFSTNPSTVFAAMNMGVIVTGSLAGVLIFDEKLSVRNYAGIILALVAIVLIALSQIYS from the coding sequence TTGGCATTATCTATAAAAAATGTGGGCATAGTACGTACAGATGCTGCCCAGCGCCTGTCATTATTCATACCCATACTGGCTGCCTGGTTTATTTTTAAAGAAGACTTTAATAACTATAAACTAATGGGGCTGGCTGTAGGGCTGCCGGCACTATTGCTTATCCTCTCTAAAAAAACAGATAAGCCAGCCGGCGAGTGGATGTACCCTGCCGCAGTACTACTAGGGTTTGGCATTGTAGACACGATGTTTAAAAAAGTAGCGCTCTTTCCTGAACCGGAATATACCACATCTCTTTTCATGATTTTTGTTGGCGCGCTTATCATTACATTTTGCGCTGTACTGTACGAGATCATCTTCATGAAGAAAAAAATAAACACCATGAACATTGCCTATGGCGCACTAGTGGGTATTTTTAATTTTGGAAACATACTGTTCTACCTTAAAGCGCATAAAGAATTTTCTACAAATCCGTCTACGGTTTTTGCAGCCATGAATATGGGCGTTATTGTAACGGGCAGCCTTGCGGGCGTACTTATTTTTGACGAAAAGCTTTCGGTTCGTAATTATGCGGGTATCATCCTTGCCCTGGTTGCCATAGTGCTTATAGCACTTTCGCAGATATACAGCTAA
- a CDS encoding thioredoxin family protein, which yields MLQELDKDNLAEIVAGAPVVVVQYSAGWCGNCRIMKPKFKKMAAENENATFVIADAENFPESRKLAKVDNLPTFATFKNGVLVNQVQTNKVEILTDLVNEVTSN from the coding sequence ATGTTACAGGAATTAGATAAGGACAACCTGGCAGAAATTGTTGCCGGCGCACCGGTTGTTGTGGTACAATATTCGGCCGGATGGTGCGGTAATTGCAGGATCATGAAGCCAAAATTCAAAAAAATGGCTGCAGAAAATGAAAACGCAACGTTTGTAATTGCAGACGCAGAAAATTTTCCTGAGTCGCGCAAGCTGGCTAAGGTAGATAACCTGCCCACTTTTGCCACGTTTAAAAACGGGGTACTGGTTAACCAGGTACAAACTAATAAAGTAGAAATTTTAACCGATCTTGTAAATGAAGTTACCAGTAATTAA
- a CDS encoding helix-turn-helix domain-containing protein, whose product MKKISTYSIQHQQKMFNLPVSNKDFFFVEIGKSSLFYPEPRRSETYSISYLKEGAIYVQAGLYTQRVTAPAIITLGPTVVRTMQEDPDNPPVMQILFFKDSFLLANRTNVFYLMGFDFFEKDDRHYCKPNTEATSRIARIFTFIKDTVQSGHLHEAEIVRSSTFILINESDAVHRQQDGGIKINADNLQPIVANFKKLLYKEYRSQRTVQFYADRLNITPKHLSEQLKKFTGKTAGEWIDEAIILEAKVLLQNKKLSVAEVSAQLNFADQSVFGKFFKAHTEFTPLQYRKSAL is encoded by the coding sequence ATGAAAAAGATAAGCACTTACTCTATACAGCACCAGCAAAAAATGTTTAATTTGCCGGTAAGCAATAAGGACTTCTTTTTTGTGGAAATAGGCAAGAGCAGCCTTTTTTACCCTGAGCCACGCCGCAGCGAAACCTACTCTATAAGCTACTTAAAAGAGGGCGCCATATATGTGCAGGCAGGCTTATATACACAACGTGTAACAGCCCCTGCAATTATTACACTTGGCCCCACGGTAGTGCGCACCATGCAGGAAGACCCGGACAACCCACCGGTAATGCAGATTCTTTTTTTTAAAGACAGCTTTTTACTGGCAAACCGTACCAATGTTTTTTACCTGATGGGCTTCGACTTTTTTGAAAAAGACGACCGCCATTACTGCAAACCCAATACTGAGGCCACAAGCCGTATAGCACGTATTTTTACGTTTATAAAAGATACTGTACAATCTGGCCACCTGCACGAAGCAGAAATTGTGCGCAGTAGTACTTTTATACTGATAAACGAATCAGATGCCGTACACAGGCAGCAGGATGGCGGCATTAAAATTAATGCTGATAATCTTCAGCCTATAGTTGCTAATTTTAAGAAACTGCTCTATAAAGAATACCGAAGCCAGCGCACGGTACAGTTTTATGCAGACAGGCTAAACATTACCCCTAAACACCTGTCTGAACAGCTTAAAAAATTTACCGGAAAAACGGCAGGCGAATGGATAGACGAAGCCATTATCCTGGAGGCTAAAGTATTGCTTCAAAACAAGAAACTATCTGTAGCAGAGGTTAGTGCCCAGCTTAACTTTGCTGACCAATCTGTATTTGGCAAATTCTTTAAAGCCCACACAGAATTTACCCCATTGCAATACCGAAAGTCTGCTCTTTAG
- a CDS encoding NAD(P)H-dependent flavin oxidoreductase, which yields MNKITQLFKIQYPIIQAGMIWASGWKLASAVSNAGGLGLIGAGSMYPEVLREHIQKCKAATDKPFGVNVPMLYPNIQEIMDIIVEEGVKIVFTSAGNPKTWTSFLKEKGITVVHVVSSVKFALKSQEAGVDAVVAEGFEAGGHNGREETTTFTLIPMVREKLTIPLIAAGGIATGRGMLAAMVLGADGVQVGSRFLATTESSSHEKFKQMVVDLQEGETHLTLKELAPVRLIKNKFFHDVMALYATSPTPEDLKTLLGRARAKKGMFEGDLEEGELEIGQIAGLINDIKPAADIIKDMVEEFEQAKKEIALF from the coding sequence ATGAATAAAATAACCCAACTCTTTAAGATACAATATCCTATAATACAGGCCGGAATGATATGGGCCAGCGGCTGGAAACTGGCCAGTGCCGTAAGCAATGCCGGCGGACTGGGATTAATAGGTGCAGGATCTATGTATCCGGAGGTACTGCGCGAACACATTCAAAAATGTAAAGCAGCTACTGATAAGCCCTTTGGAGTAAACGTGCCCATGCTATACCCTAACATTCAGGAGATCATGGATATCATTGTTGAAGAAGGGGTGAAAATAGTATTTACATCTGCGGGTAATCCTAAAACGTGGACATCCTTTTTAAAAGAAAAGGGTATTACGGTAGTACACGTAGTGAGCAGTGTAAAGTTTGCGCTTAAATCTCAGGAGGCGGGTGTTGATGCCGTAGTTGCCGAAGGTTTTGAGGCCGGAGGGCATAACGGGCGCGAAGAAACCACCACCTTTACCCTCATACCCATGGTAAGAGAAAAGCTTACTATTCCGCTTATTGCGGCGGGCGGTATTGCTACCGGCAGGGGGATGCTTGCCGCTATGGTATTAGGAGCCGATGGTGTGCAGGTAGGAAGCCGTTTTCTGGCTACTACTGAATCGTCATCGCACGAAAAGTTTAAGCAAATGGTGGTAGATTTACAGGAAGGTGAAACACACCTTACACTAAAAGAGCTTGCGCCGGTAAGGCTTATCAAAAATAAATTCTTTCATGATGTTATGGCGCTATATGCCACATCGCCCACTCCGGAGGACCTTAAGACACTCCTTGGGCGTGCCCGTGCAAAGAAAGGTATGTTTGAAGGCGACCTTGAGGAAGGGGAGCTGGAGATAGGCCAGATAGCAGGCCTGATAAATGATATTAAGCCTGCTGCCGATATTATAAAAGATATGGTCGAAGAGTTTGAGCAGGCGAAGAAAGAAATAGCGTTATTTTAG
- a CDS encoding DUF6952 family protein translates to MKLPVIKHLTEFIEQNDQDYIIETLEVLEALTEVPSLKDEELDVVGELISNMYGALEVSKMIKDGMSKKDALNSFMMRVLGAIDKN, encoded by the coding sequence ATGAAGTTACCAGTAATTAAGCACCTAACGGAGTTTATAGAGCAAAACGACCAGGACTATATTATAGAAACCCTGGAAGTGCTTGAAGCGCTTACCGAAGTGCCTTCGCTAAAAGACGAGGAGCTTGATGTAGTGGGAGAACTTATCTCTAATATGTATGGTGCGCTTGAAGTAAGCAAAATGATAAAAGACGGCATGAGCAAAAAAGATGCGCTTAATAGTTTTATGATGCGCGTTCTTGGTGCTATAGACAAGAATTAA
- a CDS encoding peroxiredoxin, whose protein sequence is MSLVGKKFPNIAVDAISEMGDNLSINVYQEAVNNKKKVLLFWYPKDFTFVCPTELHAFQAALGEFEKRNTTVIGASCDTNEVHFAWLNTAKDNGGIEGVTYPILADTTRNLSNILGILDVESSEYNEETDSVILKGSNVTYRATYLVDEDGKIFHESVNDMPLGRNVNEYLRLIDAYTHVQEKGEVCPANWEEGKEAMTADRKGVASYLASN, encoded by the coding sequence ATGTCATTAGTAGGAAAAAAATTCCCAAACATTGCCGTTGACGCCATTTCAGAAATGGGCGATAATTTATCGATCAACGTTTACCAGGAGGCTGTAAACAACAAAAAGAAAGTACTTCTTTTCTGGTACCCTAAAGATTTTACATTCGTATGCCCTACAGAACTTCACGCGTTTCAGGCTGCACTTGGCGAATTTGAAAAAAGAAATACTACTGTAATAGGCGCTTCTTGCGATACTAACGAGGTACACTTTGCATGGTTAAACACTGCAAAAGATAACGGTGGTATAGAAGGTGTTACTTACCCTATACTTGCAGATACTACGAGAAACCTTTCTAACATACTGGGCATTCTTGATGTAGAGTCTTCTGAATATAACGAAGAAACTGACTCTGTTATCCTTAAAGGTTCTAACGTTACCTACCGTGCTACATACCTTGTAGACGAAGACGGAAAAATATTCCACGAAAGTGTAAACGATATGCCTCTTGGGCGTAATGTAAACGAATACCTAAGGCTTATAGATGCCTACACTCACGTACAGGAAAAAGGTGAAGTGTGCCCTGCAAACTGGGAAGAAGGCAAAGAAGCAATGACGGCAGACCGCAAAGGTGTGGCATCATACCTTGCTTCTAACTAA